A stretch of Nitrosomonas sp. PY1 DNA encodes these proteins:
- a CDS encoding JAB domain-containing protein, with product MRDNMLKIPGTPSNSDEGDLYEKIETRPSITDKQKEAGRCAYTELLESHARWAGGTLLGCDFPKDFREKGGTTFLNQPIKSGHDLAIMAQILRDPRYETLRIFYTRMNRIVHHTAVSSRLPGAVYLEKIGQAKHDLGILVEKTRRHVKADGYWLLHNHPSGNATPSSQDVRLTEILASFVPSFKGHIVINTSQYSVIDKDGHVDFVDWMGNQAGGYQNNHYKSHELLLEKIASPEDLAMIGHALKKRDQFFNLIGISANGFVLSLSELPLSVLNRHQNLLLARLQNFARNSGVNTVFAITNANDYRHPVLSKACEAGILKDVLAVEGTDYHSLREEGFFASISGEISTIFRKHRAFVKEDGGLTKSRGRGRSM from the coding sequence ATGCGCGATAATATGCTGAAGATTCCAGGAACCCCATCCAATTCTGATGAAGGTGATCTTTATGAAAAAATTGAGACTCGTCCCAGTATTACAGACAAGCAAAAGGAAGCAGGGCGATGCGCCTATACCGAACTGCTCGAATCTCATGCTCGATGGGCAGGTGGCACCTTATTGGGTTGTGATTTCCCGAAAGACTTCCGAGAAAAAGGAGGAACAACCTTCCTGAATCAGCCCATCAAGTCAGGCCATGATTTGGCAATAATGGCGCAAATACTGCGCGATCCGCGTTATGAGACGTTGAGAATCTTCTATACCCGTATGAATCGCATCGTTCATCATACGGCTGTGAGTTCCAGATTGCCGGGTGCAGTCTATCTGGAGAAGATTGGACAGGCCAAACATGATCTGGGTATTTTGGTAGAAAAAACTAGACGACATGTTAAAGCCGATGGTTACTGGTTATTGCATAACCATCCATCGGGTAATGCTACGCCATCGAGTCAGGATGTCAGGCTCACAGAAATACTTGCATCATTTGTTCCGAGTTTCAAAGGCCATATCGTTATCAATACCAGTCAATACAGTGTCATTGATAAAGACGGTCATGTCGATTTTGTGGATTGGATGGGTAATCAGGCAGGAGGTTATCAGAATAATCATTATAAAAGTCATGAGCTGCTCCTGGAGAAAATAGCCTCACCGGAGGATCTTGCAATGATAGGCCATGCTCTAAAAAAACGAGATCAGTTTTTTAACTTGATAGGCATTAGTGCAAATGGTTTTGTATTGTCGTTAAGTGAGCTACCTCTATCTGTACTAAATCGCCATCAAAATCTGCTTTTGGCACGACTACAAAATTTTGCACGCAATTCCGGCGTCAATACCGTATTTGCCATCACGAATGCCAATGATTACAGACATCCCGTATTATCCAAAGCCTGTGAAGCTGGCATCTTAAAAGATGTGCTGGCAGTAGAAGGCACTGATTATCACTCATTGCGGGAAGAAGGTTTTTTTGCATCGATATCTGGTGAAATAAGCACCATTTTTAGGAAGCATAGAGCCTTTGTGAAGGAAGATGGTGGATTAACCAAATCAAGGGGCAGAGGACGCAGTATGTAG
- a CDS encoding zincin-like metallopeptidase domain-containing protein — translation MKEAKKAFHEQVAENLIEQLKKGAAPWQKPWEPGDLLAVLPMNPTTGKRYRGINSLNLMSRAYTDPRWLTYKQAVSLGAQVRKGEKSMLVQYWKFTDERIKNDDSGNPVFNTEGQPIKEQVRLERPRVFYAAVFNAQQMDNLPELDIKAPDWDPLERAEHILQASNAVIRHGEADRAFYRPSTDSIHLPHKHQFSTPDRYYATALHELGHWTGHELRLSRDLSHPFGSEGYAKEELRAEIASMLLSGELGIGHDPGQHVAYVNSWIKALQEDPTEIFRAAADAEKIQDYVLALSQQQEIDAQETIKMDQIKQNTASYLQNLSPDLATIASHNIKRFNDLTQDMPKKDQDVITLVADALKFLKNGGIDNLEFEEVSSDKLGFSIPADWNGRTQVQGNVIQTDENGVESIVSADSLNTEPQFWGVTMQRDDQTFQWVKDCESAQEAEDLTNLLALIDVAAEKNEHEKAAKLANIHENLVRNDPLSTEVSISGAKTEQNDDNARQYLIVPYRDKDLAKAAGACWDNKAKAWYVGPEANIQTLQRWLPGNVSSHQEPAIAPHSEFADLLRAQGCRVDDHHPVMDGSKHRIKVIGDKSVEKSGFYVAHLDGHPAGYFKNNRTGIETRWKAKGYSLTDEQKAELIAQVAIKQQNRKAEQQAQQNKVADAIQALLAIAPVADSEHPYLKEKHARPGDLRIVPQNADDLPNDSIIKIGQNWQDVKALREEHPDSIVLTAGDLLLAAQDVHGQIWSVQTIQSSGAKLFAAGSKKENNFHVVGGSGQGLDANINAVPAIVIAEGYATADTLSQALSYPVIAAFDSGNLPKVAQDLHHKYPHKPIVIAGDDDHHLESTLGKNPGKEKALEAAALVNGSAVFPIFAPSERDPKKLNDFNDLANKSALGIEAVKRQVGSVVEKISQQAKQDSLLKLQVPIEPKQQEIKQKRTLVR, via the coding sequence ATGAAAGAGGCTAAAAAGGCTTTTCATGAACAAGTCGCCGAGAATTTGATTGAGCAACTCAAAAAAGGCGCTGCACCCTGGCAAAAGCCGTGGGAACCCGGTGATCTGCTTGCTGTATTACCCATGAATCCAACAACGGGTAAGCGCTACCGGGGCATTAATAGCCTGAATCTGATGAGCCGTGCGTATACGGATCCGCGTTGGTTAACCTACAAGCAAGCGGTAAGTCTTGGCGCACAGGTGCGTAAAGGTGAAAAAAGCATGCTCGTGCAATACTGGAAATTTACTGATGAGCGCATCAAAAATGATGATAGTGGAAATCCTGTATTCAATACTGAGGGGCAACCCATTAAAGAACAGGTGAGACTAGAGCGCCCCAGGGTGTTTTATGCCGCCGTATTTAATGCGCAGCAGATGGATAATCTGCCTGAACTCGATATAAAAGCCCCTGACTGGGATCCACTGGAGCGTGCTGAGCACATATTACAAGCATCCAATGCCGTGATCCGTCATGGCGAAGCTGATCGCGCATTTTACCGGCCATCAACCGACAGTATCCACTTACCCCACAAGCACCAGTTTTCGACACCCGATCGCTACTACGCAACCGCACTGCATGAACTGGGCCACTGGACAGGTCATGAATTGCGCTTAAGTCGTGATCTCTCGCATCCATTTGGAAGCGAAGGTTATGCAAAAGAAGAATTGCGTGCCGAGATTGCCAGCATGTTGCTCAGCGGTGAGCTGGGGATTGGTCATGATCCGGGACAGCATGTGGCTTATGTGAACTCATGGATCAAAGCGCTACAGGAAGATCCCACAGAGATATTTCGTGCCGCCGCAGATGCTGAAAAAATCCAGGATTATGTACTGGCATTGTCACAACAACAGGAAATTGATGCGCAGGAGACAATCAAGATGGATCAAATCAAGCAAAACACCGCCAGCTATTTACAGAATCTCTCACCTGATCTGGCCACCATCGCATCCCACAATATCAAACGGTTTAATGATCTGACACAAGATATGCCAAAAAAGGATCAGGATGTCATTACTCTGGTAGCCGATGCACTCAAATTTTTGAAAAATGGTGGCATTGATAATCTGGAATTTGAAGAAGTATCTTCAGACAAATTGGGTTTTAGCATTCCGGCTGACTGGAATGGGCGCACCCAAGTGCAGGGCAACGTCATTCAAACCGATGAAAATGGCGTTGAGTCGATAGTATCCGCTGACTCATTGAATACAGAACCGCAATTCTGGGGCGTGACTATGCAGCGTGATGACCAGACTTTTCAATGGGTAAAAGACTGTGAGTCTGCGCAAGAAGCGGAAGATTTAACCAATTTGCTTGCACTCATTGATGTCGCTGCCGAAAAAAATGAACATGAAAAGGCCGCTAAGCTCGCCAACATCCATGAAAACCTTGTTCGAAATGATCCACTTAGTACTGAAGTATCGATATCAGGAGCCAAGACCGAGCAAAACGATGACAATGCTCGTCAATATTTGATTGTTCCTTATCGTGATAAAGACTTGGCGAAGGCTGCCGGAGCTTGCTGGGATAATAAGGCTAAGGCCTGGTATGTGGGGCCAGAAGCAAATATCCAAACATTACAGCGTTGGCTGCCGGGGAATGTTTCCAGTCACCAGGAACCGGCTATCGCTCCTCATAGTGAATTTGCTGATTTGCTGCGCGCTCAAGGTTGCCGGGTTGATGACCATCATCCGGTGATGGATGGCAGTAAACACAGAATTAAAGTTATCGGTGACAAGTCGGTTGAAAAATCGGGATTCTATGTAGCACACCTGGATGGGCATCCTGCCGGATATTTCAAGAATAATAGAACCGGTATAGAGACGCGCTGGAAAGCCAAGGGGTATTCATTAACGGATGAGCAAAAAGCCGAGCTGATAGCCCAAGTCGCTATCAAGCAGCAAAACAGAAAAGCTGAGCAACAGGCACAACAAAATAAGGTTGCTGATGCAATTCAAGCTTTGCTGGCGATCGCACCAGTTGCCGATTCTGAGCATCCTTATTTGAAAGAGAAGCATGCCCGGCCAGGTGATCTGAGAATTGTGCCGCAGAATGCGGATGATTTACCCAATGACTCAATCATCAAAATTGGCCAAAACTGGCAGGATGTCAAAGCCTTGCGGGAAGAACACCCTGACAGCATTGTACTGACTGCCGGTGATTTGTTGCTGGCCGCACAAGATGTTCATGGACAGATCTGGAGTGTGCAAACGATACAGTCGAGTGGTGCAAAGCTTTTTGCAGCGGGTAGCAAAAAGGAGAATAACTTTCATGTTGTGGGTGGTAGCGGCCAGGGATTGGACGCAAATATTAACGCAGTGCCAGCCATTGTGATTGCTGAAGGTTATGCCACCGCAGACACGCTATCCCAAGCGCTGAGTTATCCTGTCATCGCCGCATTTGATTCGGGTAACTTACCCAAAGTCGCGCAGGATTTACATCATAAATACCCGCACAAGCCAATCGTCATCGCAGGTGACGATGATCATCACCTGGAATCCACCCTTGGCAAAAACCCCGGCAAGGAAAAAGCGCTTGAAGCAGCGGCATTGGTAAATGGGTCTGCGGTATTTCCGATTTTTGCGCCGAGTGAGCGGGATCCAAAGAAGTTAAATGATTTTAATGATCTGGCCAATAAAAGCGCGCTGGGTATTGAGGCGGTTAAACGTCAGGTTGGATCAGTTGTTGAAAAAATATCTCAGCAGGCTAAACAGGACAGCTTATTGAAGTTACAAGTCCCTATTGAACCTAAGCAGCAGGAAATCAAGCAAAAACGGACATTGGTCAGGTAA
- a CDS encoding conjugal transfer protein TraD codes for MNRPPIDAETNNPDITEIIQEKLLDAEIPGFQAEFDPLEAERLGAFIEEALSEQDALDSTIDHVAEVGYERG; via the coding sequence ATGAATAGACCACCGATTGATGCTGAAACTAACAATCCTGACATAACAGAAATCATTCAGGAAAAGCTGCTCGATGCAGAAATACCAGGCTTCCAGGCTGAATTTGATCCCTTAGAAGCTGAGAGGCTGGGTGCATTCATAGAAGAAGCTTTGAGTGAACAAGATGCGCTGGATAGCACGATCGATCATGTAGCGGAGGTTGGCTATGAAAGAGGCTAA
- the traF gene encoding conjugative transfer signal peptidase TraF: MKVNFMKKPIKILSVSVLTMSAVLFVLSIGARISGIYINTTPSLPVGFYKVVDEPIVNGAYVAFCPPQDEVFDMARDRSYINQGNCTGGYGLLLKRVYAQPGDTVSIDQAGIFVNGEYLPNSAQLKADADGHALPQYRLQAVLNDAEYLLLSDLNPQSFDARYFGLIARDQIQKVVRPVFTWSH, encoded by the coding sequence ATGAAAGTCAACTTCATGAAAAAACCCATCAAAATTCTGTCTGTTTCTGTTCTGACAATGAGCGCGGTCTTGTTTGTGCTGAGTATTGGTGCACGAATCAGCGGAATTTATATCAATACCACACCAAGCTTGCCAGTAGGTTTCTACAAAGTCGTTGATGAACCTATTGTAAACGGCGCTTATGTCGCCTTCTGCCCGCCGCAAGACGAGGTTTTTGATATGGCCAGGGATAGATCCTACATCAATCAAGGCAATTGCACTGGCGGTTATGGCTTGCTGCTGAAACGTGTCTATGCACAACCGGGAGATACGGTTTCCATCGATCAGGCTGGTATCTTTGTGAATGGTGAATATTTACCCAACAGCGCCCAGCTAAAAGCGGATGCTGATGGCCATGCATTGCCGCAATACCGGCTTCAAGCTGTGCTGAATGATGCTGAGTATCTGCTGCTATCTGATTTAAACCCACAATCCTTCGATGCGCGCTATTTCGGGTTGATTGCGCGCGATCAGATTCAAAAGGTTGTCCGTCCGGTTTTTACCTGGAGTCATTAA
- a CDS encoding type IV secretory system conjugative DNA transfer family protein, which produces MNNNNLSSKYSRNITKDTLIVRLLSFVCLVGGFQVATQYFAYKFNYQPQLGAHLFHIYEPWAILVWANKWYAQYSGIIDLAAGFGILFSSIGLILVLVIKMVLANSSRTNQGLHGSARWADKKDIVAAGLLSTGKSNHSDAVYVGGWRDNSGKTHYLKHSGPEHVLCYAPTRSGKGVSLVIPTLLSWTQSAVITDLKGELWALTAGWRKHHAKNKALRFDPASTSSAHWNPLDEIQIGSGMEVADVQNLTTLIVDPDGKGLQTHWQKTSQALLVGVILHVLYKSQREGTPATLSTVDSMLSDPDRDIRELWMEMAMQDFLDGKSHPVIAASARDMLDRPEEEAGSVLSTAKSYLSLYRDPIVANNISDSDFRIRDLMHHESPVSLYIVSHPNDKSRLRPLIRILINMIIRKLADRITFKDGQPAAHYKHKLLLMLDEFPSLGKLEIFQESLAFIAGYGMKAYLICQDLNQLKSRETGYGHDEAITSNCHIQTAFAPNRIETAEHLSKLTGQTTVIKEQITTSGRRSSMMHGHVTRTMQETQRALLTPDECMRLPGPMKDADGKITKPGDMIIYVAGFPAIYGTQPLYFQDETFTARAQVNPPSFSDKLTGL; this is translated from the coding sequence ATGAATAACAACAATCTGAGTTCTAAATACAGCAGAAATATTACAAAAGACACACTTATCGTCCGGCTATTGTCCTTTGTGTGTCTTGTTGGCGGATTCCAAGTCGCCACCCAGTATTTTGCCTACAAATTCAATTACCAGCCGCAATTAGGCGCGCATCTTTTTCATATTTATGAACCCTGGGCAATTCTGGTATGGGCAAATAAATGGTATGCCCAGTATTCAGGCATCATTGATCTGGCAGCAGGTTTCGGTATTTTATTTTCAAGCATCGGTTTGATACTGGTGCTGGTCATTAAAATGGTGCTGGCTAATTCATCCAGAACCAATCAGGGATTACATGGTTCGGCCAGATGGGCCGACAAAAAGGATATTGTAGCTGCAGGACTGCTTTCAACTGGCAAAAGTAATCACAGTGATGCGGTTTATGTCGGCGGCTGGCGGGATAATTCCGGCAAAACCCACTATCTGAAACACAGTGGCCCGGAACATGTGTTGTGTTATGCCCCGACCCGCTCAGGCAAAGGTGTAAGTCTCGTCATACCGACCCTGCTTTCCTGGACTCAGAGTGCAGTCATTACTGATCTCAAAGGTGAGTTATGGGCATTGACCGCCGGTTGGAGAAAGCATCATGCCAAAAACAAAGCACTGCGTTTTGACCCGGCATCAACAAGCAGTGCGCATTGGAATCCGCTGGATGAAATCCAGATTGGCAGCGGCATGGAAGTCGCCGACGTTCAAAACCTGACCACCTTAATCGTTGATCCGGATGGCAAGGGATTACAAACCCACTGGCAAAAAACCAGCCAGGCATTGCTGGTAGGTGTCATTTTGCATGTTTTGTACAAATCGCAGCGAGAAGGAACCCCTGCCACCTTATCGACTGTCGATTCTATGCTATCCGATCCTGATCGCGATATCAGGGAACTATGGATGGAAATGGCCATGCAGGATTTTCTGGACGGTAAAAGTCATCCCGTGATTGCAGCCAGTGCACGCGACATGCTGGATCGCCCTGAAGAAGAAGCGGGTTCAGTTTTATCAACCGCAAAATCCTATCTATCCTTGTATCGCGATCCGATAGTCGCCAACAATATCAGTGATTCCGATTTTAGAATCCGCGATCTCATGCACCATGAGAGTCCAGTCAGTTTGTATATCGTGTCACACCCCAATGACAAATCGCGGTTACGTCCTTTAATCCGCATTCTGATCAATATGATCATCCGAAAGCTGGCCGATAGAATCACGTTTAAAGACGGTCAACCTGCCGCGCATTACAAACACAAACTGCTATTGATGCTGGATGAATTCCCAAGCTTAGGAAAACTGGAAATCTTTCAGGAGTCTCTCGCGTTTATCGCAGGCTATGGCATGAAAGCCTATTTGATCTGTCAGGATTTGAATCAGCTCAAGAGTCGTGAAACCGGATATGGGCATGATGAAGCGATCACCTCCAATTGTCATATTCAGACCGCGTTTGCACCCAACCGGATTGAGACAGCGGAGCACTTATCCAAGCTGACCGGACAAACCACCGTCATCAAAGAGCAGATTACCACCAGCGGCCGCCGATCATCGATGATGCATGGACATGTCACACGTACCATGCAGGAGACGCAGCGCGCGTTATTAACGCCGGATGAATGTATGCGATTGCCAGGTCCCATGAAAGATGCTGATGGCAAAATCACCAAGCCGGGCGACATGATTATTTATGTAGCCGGTTTCCCTGCCATTTATGGCACGCAACCTTTGTACTTCCAGGATGAAACCTTTACGGCACGGGCGCAAGTGAATCCCCCGAGTTTCAGCGACAAATTAACCGGACTGTAA
- the traI gene encoding TraI/MobA(P) family conjugative relaxase, translated as MIAKIIPIKTVRKSNYSALIQYLIDPQDKSERISQIKVSNCYSDDQTAALIEIQNTQEMNTRARSDKTCHLVLSFPEGERLSLSDLNAIEERFCDGLGFTGHQRFSVVHDDTNNLHTHVAINKIHPRALTIHNPYYDFIKVAKLCEQIEQEYGLTTVNHETVKDQASRVGHEIETRTGVESLLSWIKREALTETKHANNWQELHQVLARHGLAIKERGNGFVLVANNGVAVKASSVDRSLSKGYLTQRLGAFIPNEHSDQSLRSDIKQYQPRPLHNRIDTSRLYARYQQEQADSVRQRTTQWAMLRHTRDQLIERAKREAKLKRNLIKSIKAGRLAKKALYATAHQQFKTTIEVIRSDYQKAYQHSKASHSRKGWLDWLAFEAKNGNAEALVVLRSRRTGQFKGNQVSTKQSHDGFSADGHFKDGFIKDNFVESITKIGTVTYKAGSTTIRDDGNRLIVLPDTSREALVNILQVAVKKYGSHLAINGTESFRLEIAQVAAQNKMRVTFDDKRLEQYRQQLMKQHRVNKAQSVGQKRSATSTPRRSL; from the coding sequence ATGATCGCTAAAATCATACCCATCAAAACAGTGCGTAAAAGCAACTATTCTGCGCTGATACAGTATCTGATCGATCCTCAAGACAAGAGTGAGCGTATCAGTCAGATCAAGGTTTCGAACTGTTATTCAGACGATCAGACAGCGGCACTGATTGAGATACAAAACACACAGGAAATGAACACTCGCGCTAGATCAGATAAAACCTGTCATTTGGTGCTGAGTTTCCCGGAAGGAGAACGCTTATCCCTTTCTGATCTGAATGCCATAGAAGAGCGATTCTGTGATGGTCTGGGTTTTACCGGTCATCAACGGTTCAGCGTAGTCCACGATGATACTAATAACCTGCACACACATGTTGCAATCAATAAGATTCACCCCAGAGCCCTTACAATTCACAATCCCTATTATGATTTTATTAAAGTAGCTAAGCTTTGTGAGCAAATCGAGCAGGAATATGGTTTAACAACAGTTAATCATGAAACCGTAAAGGATCAAGCCTCCAGAGTAGGGCATGAAATTGAAACCAGAACAGGTGTGGAAAGTTTGCTTAGCTGGATCAAGCGCGAGGCACTCACTGAAACCAAGCACGCGAATAACTGGCAGGAGTTGCATCAGGTTCTAGCAAGGCATGGCCTTGCAATTAAAGAGCGTGGCAACGGGTTTGTATTGGTTGCCAACAATGGCGTGGCCGTTAAAGCCAGCTCTGTTGATCGCTCTCTCTCCAAAGGGTATTTGACCCAGAGACTGGGTGCATTTATACCTAATGAGCATTCTGATCAATCTTTGCGTTCGGATATCAAACAATACCAGCCGAGACCGCTACACAACCGAATAGATACTTCAAGGCTCTATGCAAGATACCAGCAAGAACAAGCAGATAGCGTCAGACAGCGCACTACTCAATGGGCCATGCTGCGACACACAAGAGATCAGCTCATTGAACGTGCCAAACGGGAAGCAAAACTCAAGCGCAATCTCATTAAAAGCATCAAAGCCGGGAGATTGGCTAAAAAGGCGCTATATGCAACCGCACATCAGCAGTTCAAAACAACAATCGAAGTCATTAGAAGCGATTACCAAAAAGCCTACCAGCACTCTAAAGCCAGTCATTCCAGAAAGGGGTGGCTTGATTGGTTAGCATTTGAGGCCAAAAATGGTAATGCTGAAGCATTGGTTGTGTTGCGATCCAGAAGAACCGGTCAATTTAAGGGCAACCAAGTATCGACCAAGCAAAGTCATGATGGTTTCAGCGCCGATGGCCACTTCAAGGATGGTTTTATTAAAGATAACTTTGTTGAATCGATCACCAAAATTGGCACAGTCACTTATAAAGCAGGATCAACAACCATCCGCGATGACGGTAATCGACTCATCGTCCTGCCAGATACCTCACGCGAAGCCTTGGTGAATATTTTGCAAGTGGCCGTGAAGAAGTACGGCAGCCACCTGGCAATCAATGGAACAGAATCGTTTCGCCTTGAGATAGCACAGGTTGCAGCACAAAATAAAATGCGCGTGACATTTGATGACAAGCGGCTTGAACAATACCGTCAGCAGTTAATGAAACAGCACAGGGTCAATAAAGCGCAATCGGTAGGTCAAAAACGATCCGCTACCTCAACTCCCAGAAGGAGCCTCTGA
- a CDS encoding conjugal transfer protein TraJ — translation MVQKRLLHFRVPVTLDEEEGIRTKARDTGLSVARYMRQVSLGYTVPSIIDNQQVEKLLRINGDLGRAGGLLKMWLTNDVRLKITSKAEIEATLVTIRTTQNAMLDAILELRNRKTNT, via the coding sequence ATGGTTCAAAAGCGGCTATTACATTTTCGAGTGCCTGTAACGCTGGATGAAGAGGAGGGGATCAGAACAAAAGCACGTGATACGGGTTTGTCAGTGGCCAGATACATGCGCCAAGTGAGTCTGGGATACACGGTACCAAGCATTATCGATAATCAGCAAGTAGAAAAATTGTTAAGGATTAACGGCGATCTGGGCAGGGCAGGGGGGTTGTTAAAGATGTGGCTGACCAATGATGTCCGGCTAAAAATAACCAGCAAGGCAGAAATTGAGGCCACTCTGGTTACCATACGCACAACGCAGAACGCTATGCTGGATGCGATTCTGGAACTCAGAAATAGAAAGACGAATACTTAA